A genomic region of Silurus meridionalis isolate SWU-2019-XX chromosome 7, ASM1480568v1, whole genome shotgun sequence contains the following coding sequences:
- the sec24c gene encoding protein transport protein Sec24C isoform X1, which yields MNVNQEPHMASPYGQPQSGYQDYPQSGYGGQQMPGGYSAQYAPYNGPASNYQTGPPQGYSPYASFPSKALAANLVSDLSSSSPLDLGMRGPPTSSAPQAPAAQPYSQFGQSDIQNGPPSMGAPPQRPSVSQSFAQGAMPMAGPHPAYNQQFGAPPTSMQQLTNQMAGIQVGSTVPSSAGPGYALPAISQAPVSAPPSSFAPMSPVPAQPPPTSGAPHPPAQSFYRAPPAQQPFPPSAQPYHSAPGPTQLPPPPLTSQQTFSQTSPLSQPQFSSAPPTGPTASYGVPPPPVQTSHPRAPLPTSQPAAFPGGPPPTSSSSQYSATMPPASQPSLFQAGLPPPTTVTGFPPQGPPRPPHSGMQGPPMASQLPPMSQANHVTSPHPGMLHGPAAPGMAPPQPGMQGYPPQQNGAFGQVRAPQPGYGGQYSGQQGYGAPPPAQAPPPAAKRLDPDSIPSPQASDIPPVQKTRHRIDPDAIPSPIQVIEDDKASKSSEPFVTGVRGQAPPLVTTNFHVKDQGNASPRFIRCTAYNMPCTSDMAKQSQVPLAAVIKPLATLPPDENPPYIVDHGESGPIRCNRCKAYMCPYMQFIEGGRRFQCSFCSCVTEVPPHYFQHLDHTGKRVDCYDRPELSLGSYEFVATVDYCKNNKIPQPPAFIFLIDVSYNAVKSGMVRIVCQELKTLLDHLPRENPDVESNVRVGFVTYNKVLHFYNVKASLAQPQMMVVSDVADMFVPLLDGFLVNVSESRVVIESLLDQIPEMFADTRETETVFGPVIQAGLEALKAADCAGKLFVFHTSLPIAEAPGKLKNREDKKLVGTDKEKTLFQPQVSFYANLAKDCVAQGCCVDLFIFPNQYVDVATLGVVPTSTGGSIYKYTYFQAQADQERFLNDLRKDVQKQVGFDAVMRVRTSTGIRATDFLGSFYMSNTTDVELACLDPDKTITVEFKHDDKLSEETGALIQCAVLYTSCSGQRRLRVHNMAVNCCAQLAELYRNCETDTIINFFAKYAYRSVLNNPTKNVRDSLVNQCAQILACYRKNCASPSSAGQLILPECMKLLPVYLNCVLKSDVLLPGADVSLDDRAYLRQLVSAMDVADSHVFFYPRLLPVHKLDLESEALPVAVRDSEERLSKGGIYLLETGLNLFLWVGVNTQQELLQNIFGNPAFSQIDPNMTSLPKLENPYSKKLRGIIESFRAQRSRFMKMVVVKQEDKLELIFKHFLVEDKNNGGGASYVDFLCHMHKEIRTLLS from the exons ATGAATGTCAACCAGGAACCTCATATGGCCTCTCCTTACGGACAGCCGCAATCTGGCTACCAGGACTACCCGCAGTCTGGTTATGGGGGTCAGCAGATGCCTGGGGGTTATTCGGCTCAGTATGCGCCATACAACGGGCCTGCCTCTAATTACCAAACAGGTCCACCTCAAG GATATTCTCCTTATGCAAGCTTTCCCTCTAAGGCTCTTGCAGCAAACTTAGTCTCTGACCtgtcctcttcctctcctcttgACTTGG GCATGAGAGGGCCCCCCACCTCCAGTGCACCCCAAGCACCTGCAGCTCAGCCATATTCACAGTTTGGACAAAGTGACATACAGAATGGACCACCATCTATGGGTGCACCTCCGCAAAG GCCTTCTGTTTCTCAATCATTCGCTCAAGGTGCAATGCCCATGGCAGGTCCTCACCCTGCATACAACCAGCAGTTTGGAGCACCGCCCACTAGTATGCAGCAGCTGACTAATCAGATGGCAGGCATTCAGGTTGGGTCTACTGTACCCTCCTCAGCTGGCCCCGGCTATG ctctaCCTGCCATCTCACAGGCTCCTGTTTCAGCTCCTCCATCTTCTTTTGCCCCCATGTCTCCTGTCCCTGCTCAGCCCCCACCCACCTCAGGTGCACCCCACCCACCAGCTCAGTCCTTTTACAGAGCTCCTCCTGCTCAACAACCATTCCCACCTTCAGCCCAGCCTTACCACTCTGCACCTGGTCCCACCCAGCTCCCGCCTCCACCTTTGACTTCACAGCAAACTTTCAGTCAAACCTCTCCCCTTTCACAGCCTCAGTTTTCCTCAGCTCCACCAACAGGCCCTACTGCATCTTATGGAGTTCCACCTCCACCAGTGCAAACCTCTCACCCTAGGGCACCTCTTCCCACTTCCCAGCCTGCAGCTTTCCCAGGAGGGCCTCCTCCCACCTCTTCCTCATCTCAGTACTCAGCAACCATGCCCCCTGCATCACAGCCCTCCCTATTCCAAGCAGGTCTTCCTCCACCCACCACTGTTACTGGATTTCCACCCCAAGGACCTCCCAGGCCTCCACACTCAGGCATGCAGGGTCCCCCTATGGCCTCTCAGTTGCCTCCAATGTCCCAAGCGAACCATGTGACTTCTCCACACCCCGGAATGTTGCATGGTCCCGCCGCTCCCGGAATGGCACCACCACAGCCTGGGATGCAGGGCTATCCACCTCAGCAGAATG GTGCGTTTGGGCAAGTGAGAGCTCCTCAGCCTGGTTATGGTGGACAATATTCTGGGCAGCAGGGCTATGGAGCTCCACCCCCTGCACAAGCCCCTCCTCCTGCAGCAAAGAGACTGGACCCAGACTCCATTCCCAGCCCG CAAGCCTCTGACATACCGCCTGTGCAGAAAACAAGACATAGAATAGACCCAGACGCTATTCCCAGCCCA ATTCAGGTGATTGAGGATGACAAGGCAAGCAAAAGCAGTGAGCCTTTTGTCACTGGGGTCAGAGGTCAAGCCCCACCCCTTGTCACTACCAACTTTCATGTTAAAGATCAAG gaAATGCAAGTCCACGTTTCATCCGCTGCACAGCATATAACATGCCATGTACCTCTGACATGGCCAAACAGTCCCAGGTGCCGCTGGCTGCTGTCATCAAACCGCTGGCTACTCTGCCCCCAGATGAG AATCCTCCTTATATAGTAGATCATGGGGAAAGCGGTCCTATTCGCTGTAATCGCTGTAAGGCTTACATGTGTCCCTACATGCAGTTCATCGAGGGTGGAAGGCGCTTCCAGTGTAGCTTCTGCAGCTGCGTCACTGAGG TGCCTCCCCATTATTTCCAGCATCTGGACCACACAGGGAAGCGTGTCGACTGCTACGATCGACCCGAGCTGTCTCTGGGCAGCTATGAGTTTGTAGCCACAGTTGATTATTGTAAG AACAACAAGATTCCTCAGCCACCAGCTTTTATCTTCTTAATTGATGTGTCATACAATGCTGTGAAAAGTGGCATGGTGAGGATTGTATGCCAGGAGCTCAAGACCCTGCTGGACCATTTACCCAG ggaGAACCCTGATGTGGAATCCAATGTACGAGTAGGCTTTGTAACCTACAACAAAGTGCTGCACTTCTATAATGTAAAGGCATCTCTAGCCCAACCTCAGATGATGGTGGTTTCAGATGTGGCAGACATGTTTGTCCCCTTGTTGGATGGATTCCTTGTCAATGTCTCAGAGTCCAGGGTTGTCATTGAGAG TTTGCTGGATCAGATCCCTGAGATGTTTGCTGACACACGAGAGACGGAGACAGTGTTTGGCCCTGTTATCCAAGCTGGACTGGAAGCGCTTAAG GCTGCAGACTGTGCTGGGAAGCTCTTTGTCTTCCACACATCTTTGCCTATTGCTGAAGCACCAGGCAAGTTGAAGAACAGGGAAGACAAAAAACTGGTTGGAACAGACAAGGAAAAG accTTATTCCAGCCCCAAGTGAGCTTCTATGCTAATCTGGCAAAGGACTGTGTGGCACAGGGCTGCTGTGTGGATCTCTTCATTTTTCCTAATCAGTATGTAGATGTGGCAACATTAGGGGTAGTGCCCACTTCAACAGGAGGTTCCATCTACAAATACACCTATTTCCAG GCTCAGGCTGACCAGGAGAGGTTTCTGAATGATCTGAGGAAAGATGTGCAGAAGCAGGTGGGATTTGATGCAGTGATGAGGGTCCGCACAAGCACTG GTATCCGGGCCACAGACTTTTTAGGTTCATTCTACATGAGcaacaccacagatgtagagcTGGCATGTCTAGACCCTGACAAGACTATCACAGTGGAGTTCAAACATGATGATAAGCTCAGTGAGGAGACTGGTGCACTTATCCAG tgtgctGTGCTGTACACCAGCTGTAGTGGTCAGAGGCGACTCCGGGTCCACAACATGGCAGTGAACTGCTGTGCACAGCTGGCTGAATTGTACAGGAACTGTGAAACAGACACCATCATCAACTTTTTTGCTAAGTATG CCTACCGCAGTGTTCTGAACAACCCTACCAAGAACGTGCGAGACAGTCTGGTGAACCAGTGTGCACAAATCCTGGCCTGTTATCGAAAGAATTGTGCGAGTCCATCTTCAGCTGGACAG CTGATCCTCCCAGAGTGTATGAAGCTGCTTCCAGTGTATCTCAACTGTGTACTGAAGAGTGATGTTCTGCTCCCTGGAGCTGACGTCTCCCTAGATGATCGCGCCTATCTGAGACAGCTGGTCAGCGCCATGGATGTGGCAGATAGCCATGTGTTCTTTTATCCACGACTGCTTCCAgtg cacAAATTGGATTTGGAGAGTGAAGCTCTGCCTGTGGCAGTCAGAGACTCAGAAGAGAGGCTCTCTAAAGGAGGTATTTACCTGCTCGAGACTGGCCTGAACCTTTTCCTTTGGGTTGGGGTCAACACCCAGCAGGAGCTTCTtcagaacatctttggcaaccCTGCTTTCAGCCAGATCGATCCTAACATG ACGTCTTTGCCGAAGTTGGAAAACCCATACTCAAAAAAGCTGAGGGGGATTATTGAGTCTTTCCGCGCACAGCGCTCTCGCTTCATGAAG atggtGGTAGTGAAGCAGGAGGACAAACTTGAGCTCATCTTTAAGCATTTCCTTGTAGAGGACAAAAACAACGGCGGTGGGGCTTCTTATGTGGATTTCTTATGCCACATGCACAAGGAGATCCGCACCCTCTTGAGCTAG